A genome region from Bacteroidia bacterium includes the following:
- a CDS encoding SBBP repeat-containing protein, which translates to MPFFFKLLCFFSLSLVLAGSLGAAAQGFQGTSSLGFIQNQGQLTDTDGRPTPDILFQANLKGQTIYLRKNGISYVLSHYEEMAAQEANRDKFYSDEDGKPEVNLQLHRVDVDFLGANTESITVGEDAAGPYFNYYFPHCPDGIENVPTFKKIIYKDLYPHIDLVFYFSEEGGVQGLKYDLIVHPGGDINEIRMKYTGAENIFIDGQGQFNAETPLGNITEHAPVAYQNGHEIECNFNLSNRILSFTTENYNLDEELIIDPFVRVWSTFLGGSGSEDGNGVISDTLGNVYVAGRTESTDFPVTTGAFQTTRSGSPCGFISKFDSSGSLQWSTYYGGYHTTEFLDISIFNSSELFVCGYAGDGLPTLNAFQASYSGPATGIGKDGIVIKFNSDGTRSWATYIGGSDRDELNELAIGHSGSVYAAGFSNSTDFPVSSGAYLNAKTGSLHDGVAVKFNNSGGRNWSTYLGVGANTFGGGIAESIDVGKDEQVYIAGGTNNLNLSVTSNAYQSTTLVNRIAFITIMDSTGSRLYGSYFGTDLIWPNSIHITADEFGEYYLSVANDEDTLPVSQNGLLPVSSNGPNIYLIKFSASHSFVWGGYFGKGWFLDLKAKYGKVIATGRITSSLFPVTKHSFQTNFGSATLLAAVLQLDYSGNRHYASYYGGSYTTIGHGIDYNGVAKCIYLTGRTSSNTTSNDFPVTSGAFQTVYSGDGDAFLIKFTECFFPTEIDADTTTIFCRGDSVQLKADTGHSVYYWSNYDTLGQTWAYEEGNYWVRITDSSGCAAFDTVNIKITPDEFYRSPETFHATVDSTSSSEGKILLTWPPDSLENIFVSHYRLYSRHQDSTSFLVLADSIPFTQSTFLHENIN; encoded by the coding sequence ATGCCATTTTTTTTCAAACTTCTGTGTTTCTTTTCGCTTTCGCTGGTCTTAGCGGGTTCTTTGGGTGCAGCGGCACAAGGTTTTCAAGGAACCTCCTCCCTTGGCTTTATCCAAAACCAAGGACAGCTTACCGACACTGATGGCAGGCCCACCCCTGACATCCTGTTCCAGGCAAACCTGAAGGGCCAAACCATATACCTGCGCAAAAACGGCATCAGCTATGTGCTATCGCATTATGAGGAAATGGCGGCACAGGAGGCAAACCGCGATAAATTTTATAGTGACGAGGATGGCAAACCAGAAGTGAATTTGCAACTCCACAGGGTGGATGTAGACTTTTTGGGTGCAAATACCGAATCAATTACGGTTGGCGAAGATGCTGCAGGGCCATATTTTAATTATTATTTTCCCCACTGCCCGGATGGTATTGAGAATGTACCTACATTTAAAAAAATTATTTATAAAGATTTATATCCACACATTGATCTTGTATTTTATTTTTCAGAAGAAGGCGGAGTCCAAGGTTTAAAGTACGATTTAATCGTGCATCCCGGAGGCGACATTAACGAGATCAGGATGAAATATACCGGAGCAGAAAATATTTTTATTGATGGACAGGGACAGTTTAATGCCGAAACCCCTCTTGGGAATATCACCGAACACGCGCCCGTGGCTTATCAGAACGGTCATGAAATAGAATGCAACTTCAATTTGTCAAACCGCATTTTGTCATTTACTACCGAAAATTACAACCTGGATGAAGAATTAATAATTGATCCATTTGTGCGCGTTTGGTCCACTTTTCTAGGAGGTTCAGGATCAGAAGATGGTAATGGAGTAATTTCCGATACATTAGGCAACGTGTATGTAGCCGGCAGAACTGAGAGCACTGATTTTCCAGTTACCACAGGGGCCTTTCAAACTACCCGATCCGGAAGCCCTTGTGGTTTTATTTCTAAATTTGACAGCTCCGGAAGTTTGCAATGGTCCACATATTATGGAGGATACCATACCACGGAATTTTTGGATATTAGTATTTTCAATTCGTCTGAACTCTTTGTTTGTGGTTATGCTGGCGATGGTTTGCCAACACTCAATGCTTTTCAGGCATCCTATTCAGGTCCCGCAACAGGAATTGGTAAGGATGGGATAGTGATAAAGTTCAATTCCGATGGAACACGGTCTTGGGCAACATATATTGGGGGAAGCGATCGGGATGAATTAAATGAATTAGCAATTGGACATTCAGGGAGTGTATATGCTGCCGGCTTTTCAAATAGTACAGATTTTCCTGTCTCATCCGGGGCATATTTGAATGCTAAAACTGGTAGCTTACATGATGGTGTCGCAGTGAAGTTCAATAATAGTGGGGGGAGAAATTGGTCTACTTATCTTGGAGTAGGGGCAAATACTTTCGGTGGTGGCATTGCGGAAAGTATTGACGTAGGAAAGGACGAGCAAGTTTATATTGCAGGTGGTACAAACAATCTAAATTTATCAGTTACATCTAATGCTTACCAATCTACAACGCTAGTCAATCGAATTGCGTTTATAACTATTATGGATAGTACAGGTTCGCGGCTTTATGGTTCTTATTTTGGGACTGATCTAATATGGCCGAACTCCATTCATATAACTGCGGACGAATTTGGCGAATATTATCTTTCAGTTGCCAATGACGAGGATACTTTACCAGTTTCCCAAAATGGGTTGTTACCTGTTTCCTCCAACGGGCCAAATATTTATTTGATAAAATTCTCTGCGTCTCATTCTTTTGTTTGGGGTGGTTATTTTGGGAAAGGTTGGTTTCTTGATTTGAAGGCAAAATATGGTAAAGTCATAGCCACAGGCCGTATTACTTCTTCATTATTTCCAGTCACCAAACATTCTTTCCAAACAAATTTTGGTTCAGCAACATTACTTGCTGCCGTTCTTCAACTTGATTATTCCGGTAATCGGCACTATGCCAGCTACTACGGTGGCAGCTATACAACCATTGGCCATGGCATTGATTATAATGGTGTAGCAAAATGTATTTATCTGACAGGAAGGACAAGCTCAAATACAACCTCAAATGATTTCCCGGTTACATCAGGTGCTTTTCAAACCGTTTATTCTGGTGACGGTGATGCCTTTCTCATAAAATTCACAGAATGCTTTTTCCCCACAGAAATTGATGCAGATACCACCACCATTTTTTGCCGGGGCGATAGTGTGCAACTGAAAGCAGATACGGGCCACAGCGTATATTACTGGTCCAATTATGATACGTTGGGGCAAACTTGGGCATACGAAGAAGGCAATTATTGGGTACGGATTACCGACTCAAGCGGCTGTGCCGCTTTTGATACGGTAAACATTAAAATTACACCGGATGAGTTTTATCGATCGCCTGAAACTTTCCACGCAACGGTAGATTCCACATCTTCTTCGGAGGGCAAGATTCTGCTCACCTGGCCGCCCGATTCATTGGAAAATATCTTTGTTTCGCATTACCGGCTTTATTCCCGCCACCAAGATAGCACTAGTTTTTTAGTGCTGGCTGACAGCATTCCATTTACGCAGTCCACGTTTCTTCATGAAAATATCAATA
- a CDS encoding gliding motility-associated C-terminal domain-containing protein codes for MWIPNAFSPGQADGINDSFGPAGAWIKSYSMRIFNRWGELIYTTETSQPWDGANAPSGVYLFRITVSGFDGEVLREVGTVTVVE; via the coding sequence CTGTGGATACCCAACGCCTTCTCGCCCGGCCAGGCAGACGGCATCAACGACAGCTTCGGCCCCGCTGGCGCCTGGATCAAGTCCTACTCCATGCGCATCTTCAACCGCTGGGGCGAACTCATCTACACCACCGAAACCTCCCAGCCCTGGGATGGCGCTAATGCTCCGTCAGGCGTCTACCTCTTCCGCATCACCGTGAGCGGTTTTGATGGTGAGGTGCTGAGGGAGGTGGGGACTGTGACGGTGGTGGAGTAA
- a CDS encoding cold shock domain-containing protein, with protein sequence MGKSQETFNKKEREKKRMKKRLEKQEKRDERKANSEGGALENMLAYIDENGNITDTPPDPAKKKKIDLSSIPLGVPKREKDETDAVLKGKVDFFDHCKGFGFIKVPGTNDRYFVHVNGLIDKIEEGDTVTFELERGMKGMNSVRVKKV encoded by the coding sequence ATGGGCAAATCGCAGGAAACTTTTAATAAGAAAGAAAGAGAAAAGAAAAGAATGAAGAAAAGGCTTGAAAAGCAGGAGAAGCGTGATGAGCGCAAAGCCAACTCAGAAGGAGGAGCTCTTGAAAACATGCTAGCCTATATTGATGAAAATGGGAATATTACGGATACCCCACCCGATCCGGCAAAAAAGAAAAAAATTGATTTGAGCAGCATTCCGCTGGGCGTTCCAAAAAGAGAGAAGGATGAAACTGATGCTGTCCTAAAAGGAAAAGTTGACTTTTTTGATCATTGTAAAGGATTCGGTTTCATTAAAGTACCCGGCACCAACGACCGCTATTTTGTCCACGTCAATGGATTAATAGATAAAATTGAAGAAGGCGATACAGTCACTTTCGAGCTGGAGCGGGGAATGAAAGGAATGAATTCAGTAAGAGTAAAAAAGGTATAA